A stretch of the Myxosarcina sp. GI1 genome encodes the following:
- a CDS encoding cation:proton antiporter, which translates to MSDIIDLINWNGLLSQSGSTDYTLFAAATEATSEVVAESGAEEGTLILAGVLLSLVVIYFASKLGGEICSRINLPPVLGELVGGVVIGVSVFHLLVFPEGGALATDSLIINFLESTAGLTPEAAESVFATQSEVIGLLSELGVIILLFEIGLESDLKELIRVGPQAAVVAVVGVVAPFAAGTAGLVYIFNVPAIPAIFAGAALTATSIGITAKVLAELGQLSSKEGQIIIGAAVLDDVLGIVVLAVVASLVKTGEVKIANIGILIVSAGAFLVGSILIGRLISPYIVGLVNEMNTRGQVLLTGLVFAFSLSYIATAIHLEGILGAFAAGLILAETEKRRELEEQVIPVADVLVPIFFVVVGAKTDLSVLNPAVPSNREGLIVATFLILVAILGKVITGFTVFGQPDLNKLSIGVGMIPRGEVGLVFAGVGSASGALSESTDAAIIVMVITTTFIAPPLLRLVFKETDAVAQSNSTPSLEE; encoded by the coding sequence ATGAGCGATATTATCGATCTAATAAATTGGAACGGGCTGCTATCTCAATCTGGCTCGACCGATTATACTTTGTTTGCCGCCGCTACAGAAGCCACTTCCGAAGTTGTAGCTGAATCTGGGGCTGAAGAAGGTACGCTAATTTTAGCGGGAGTTTTACTCAGTTTGGTCGTGATTTATTTTGCCAGCAAACTTGGAGGTGAAATTTGTTCTCGCATCAATTTACCGCCAGTTTTGGGGGAATTAGTTGGTGGAGTTGTAATAGGCGTTTCTGTATTTCACCTCTTAGTTTTTCCAGAAGGCGGTGCTTTAGCTACAGATTCTCTAATTATTAATTTTCTAGAAAGCACGGCTGGTTTGACTCCAGAAGCGGCTGAATCGGTTTTTGCCACCCAAAGTGAAGTAATTGGACTGCTATCGGAATTAGGAGTCATCATTTTACTGTTTGAAATTGGTTTAGAGTCCGATCTAAAAGAATTAATTCGTGTAGGACCCCAAGCAGCAGTTGTAGCGGTAGTAGGAGTAGTCGCTCCTTTTGCTGCTGGTACTGCTGGTTTGGTTTATATATTTAACGTTCCTGCAATCCCTGCCATTTTTGCAGGTGCAGCATTAACTGCGACTAGTATTGGTATTACCGCTAAGGTGTTAGCAGAATTGGGACAGCTTAGTTCTAAAGAAGGACAAATTATTATTGGGGCTGCGGTTCTAGACGATGTTTTGGGAATTGTAGTTCTGGCTGTAGTTGCCAGCTTGGTTAAAACGGGAGAAGTCAAAATTGCCAATATTGGAATCTTAATCGTTAGTGCTGGTGCTTTTCTTGTCGGTTCGATTTTAATCGGTCGTTTAATTAGTCCTTATATAGTAGGACTGGTAAATGAAATGAATACACGCGGACAAGTACTGTTAACGGGTTTGGTTTTTGCTTTTTCTCTGTCTTATATTGCTACGGCAATTCATTTGGAAGGGATTTTAGGTGCTTTTGCTGCAGGATTGATTTTGGCAGAGACGGAAAAACGTCGAGAGTTGGAAGAACAGGTAATTCCCGTTGCCGATGTTCTGGTACCGATATTTTTTGTTGTTGTTGGTGCTAAAACCGATTTAAGCGTTCTCAATCCAGCCGTCCCCAGTAATCGAGAAGGATTAATTGTTGCCACATTTTTAATTTTGGTTGCTATCTTGGGTAAGGTAATAACTGGTTTTACTGTTTTTGGTCAACCCGATCTCAACAAACTTTCGATTGGTGTAGGTATGATTCCTAGAGGAGAGGTGGGACTGGTATTTGCTGGAGTTGGTTCTGCCAGCGGAGCTTTATCCGAGTCTACAGATGCGGCAATTATTGTCATGGTAATTACAACTACCTTTATCGCGCCTCCTCTGCTACGCTTGGTATTTAAAGAAACAGACGCTGTAGCTCAATCGAATTCTACTCCTTCTTTAGAAGAGTAG
- a CDS encoding FAD-dependent oxidoreductase, which yields MSNKKIIVIGAGWAGLGATYHLARQGYDVTLLEAAPYPGGLVAGWKTSGGRSVEGGIHGFWYPYRNIFSLVKELGLSPFTPFTRSSQYSPAGLEVESPIFQNEPRLPSPLGTFLYTRFKRLPLSDRLSALPLLYAVIDFDNSDEAWQRYDKVTARELFKQFGVSARLYREAFEPMLLVGLFAPGEQCSAAAALGMLYYFILAHQPDFDVVWCRGTVGEQIFKPWIESIEKSGGKVLTDKRVSDIVIDDVGKATGVKCDSEFFAADAVISAVSVSGIKKIVASSTSLKNHPQFRNLAELKGIDVLATRLWFDRQIEVPLPSNACFGFDANVGWTFFDLNALQDEYHSEPHTVIEADFYHADRLLPMSDEQILAKVQRDLATCIPDFGEAEIIDSSIIRVKEGVTHFFPGSYQNLLPATTPIPNLFMSGDWIVTRHGSWSQEKAYVTGLEAANLVIDKFGKRTKANIILIEPDEPHIQTARTINKTLRDWAKVLPSYWLP from the coding sequence ATGTCAAATAAAAAAATTATCGTAATTGGTGCTGGTTGGGCGGGTTTGGGAGCAACTTATCACCTGGCACGACAGGGCTATGATGTTACCCTCCTTGAAGCCGCACCCTATCCAGGAGGCTTGGTAGCTGGCTGGAAAACATCGGGAGGCAGATCGGTAGAAGGTGGAATACACGGTTTCTGGTACCCTTATCGCAATATTTTTAGTCTGGTAAAAGAACTCGGTCTGAGTCCCTTTACTCCTTTCACTCGTTCATCTCAGTATTCTCCCGCTGGTTTGGAGGTAGAGTCGCCCATATTTCAAAATGAGCCGCGTTTGCCTTCGCCACTAGGTACTTTTCTCTACACTCGCTTTAAAAGATTGCCTTTGAGCGATCGCCTGTCGGCTCTGCCTTTACTTTATGCGGTAATCGATTTCGATAATTCTGACGAAGCTTGGCAGAGATACGACAAAGTAACTGCCAGAGAATTATTCAAACAGTTTGGGGTATCTGCCAGACTGTATCGCGAAGCTTTTGAGCCGATGCTGTTGGTTGGTTTATTTGCCCCAGGGGAACAATGTTCGGCGGCTGCGGCTTTGGGAATGCTGTATTATTTTATTCTGGCGCATCAGCCAGATTTCGATGTGGTATGGTGTCGCGGTACGGTAGGAGAACAAATATTTAAACCCTGGATCGAAAGCATCGAGAAATCTGGGGGCAAAGTATTAACCGATAAAAGAGTCAGCGATATTGTTATTGATGATGTGGGTAAGGCTACTGGTGTCAAATGTGACTCGGAGTTTTTTGCTGCCGATGCGGTTATCTCTGCCGTTAGCGTCAGCGGCATCAAAAAAATTGTCGCTAGCAGCACCAGCCTGAAAAATCACCCCCAGTTTCGCAATTTAGCCGAACTTAAAGGTATCGACGTGCTGGCTACGCGGCTGTGGTTCGATCGCCAGATTGAGGTTCCGTTGCCTTCTAATGCCTGTTTTGGATTTGACGCTAATGTGGGCTGGACTTTCTTCGATCTCAATGCCTTACAAGATGAATATCACAGTGAACCTCACACGGTAATTGAAGCCGATTTTTATCACGCGGATCGCTTGTTGCCTATGAGTGACGAACAAATTCTGGCTAAAGTGCAGCGAGACTTAGCTACCTGTATTCCCGATTTTGGTGAAGCAGAAATAATCGACAGTAGTATAATTCGCGTAAAAGAGGGAGTTACTCACTTTTTTCCTGGCAGCTATCAAAATTTGTTACCCGCCACAACTCCAATTCCCAATCTATTTATGAGCGGTGATTGGATCGTGACCAGACATGGTTCTTGGTCGCAGGAAAAAGCCTATGTTACTGGTTTAGAAGCGGCTAACTTAGTTATCGATAAATTTGGTAAAAGGACTAAAGCTAACATTATTCTTATAGAACCAGACGAACCTCATATACAAACCGCTAGAACTATTAATAAAACTTTACGAGATTGGGCTAAGGTTTTACCCAGTTATTGGCTGCCTTGA
- a CDS encoding PD-(D/E)XK nuclease family protein — MHRYIVSEIGVNSASQDLKIITSSKAIANYLKVPHCSLESLAQNVVRRQGWNIASALLSRRWLQDAVREIVGTHDVTGTARAFLTPIRELFHSGSDLKVLQQNSSPKIQQLANLALAYQQRLRSQNYLDPAEVFWHGGGTPAAYLFYGYLIPARDELAFIDTVAGDGSIIVLPAESRAIAWLQDWGWVLGNGVKSTLAASSLVSPHINPKNLPENKTLHSYSNLDAEVRGVLTQVKALLNEGVKAKDIVLVARDERLYGETLIDIAWEYQLPIRVWYEVALEATRVGAWLKLLMEVIETEFAFEATAKLLFHPLVKQMSAEVWERARTTHPQSFKGWQELGLDLNLLNFPQTSSRKDWIGRLLEIFSSWEILENSKKWAREILAFYRVKEALQELTKPELATVSKQTFIRDIKETLALLCVPAQPGRGGVELHAPTSLYGTKYKYVFVLGMAEGMFPQSLSDDPRLDFCDRRQLARQGFNIDTAINLAQREAFICSSLLAIPQQKIIFSYPQSLAKDTLLPSTYLTNWGLQPQPVINLPLASVEAARRRYLRQPEQLQDSLLPQIAKAWQVELNRELAPIADEYDGVIGIKIAPESKILSASQLTQLGQCPFKWFSRRLLRLQELSEAELDLSAAFRGNLYHRCLELSLENVATAADLENFNREQLERAFIRAEEELELTQLPGWEVQRQEHLKLLALNLSASEFLPSDCQVIAREREFAFEWHNLQIQGKVDRIDRTAEGLAVIDYKTSSTKPVGVKDKTGKANLDLQLALYAEAIAKVYPEASVTATYYSLTKRQAFKRPKTDSKELAAFAERVKSHLDRGYYPVDPDVDNKACNYCAFDLVCRKGDRLSRKRSFPVEPSG, encoded by the coding sequence ATGCACAGATATATCGTCTCTGAGATTGGAGTAAATTCTGCGAGTCAAGATTTAAAAATTATTACTTCTAGTAAGGCGATCGCTAATTACTTAAAAGTACCGCACTGTAGCTTAGAAAGCCTGGCTCAAAATGTAGTACGCCGTCAGGGATGGAATATAGCTTCAGCTTTACTCAGTCGCCGTTGGCTACAAGATGCAGTGAGAGAAATCGTAGGAACTCACGATGTTACTGGTACGGCGCGAGCTTTTTTAACTCCGATTCGCGAATTGTTTCATAGCGGCAGCGATCTAAAAGTGTTACAGCAAAATTCATCGCCAAAAATTCAGCAGTTGGCTAATTTGGCACTAGCCTATCAACAACGTCTGCGGAGTCAAAATTATCTCGATCCTGCCGAGGTCTTTTGGCACGGTGGGGGAACTCCCGCTGCCTATTTATTTTATGGTTACTTAATTCCTGCTAGAGATGAATTGGCATTTATCGATACAGTTGCAGGAGACGGCAGTATTATAGTCTTGCCTGCTGAAAGTAGAGCGATCGCCTGGCTACAAGATTGGGGTTGGGTGTTAGGTAATGGGGTAAAATCAACTTTAGCAGCTAGTTCTCTAGTTTCTCCTCATATAAATCCTAAAAATCTGCCAGAAAACAAAACTTTGCATTCATATTCCAATTTAGATGCCGAAGTACGAGGAGTTTTAACTCAGGTCAAAGCATTGCTAAATGAGGGAGTAAAAGCTAAAGATATCGTTTTAGTAGCTAGAGATGAAAGGCTGTATGGCGAAACACTCATTGACATTGCCTGGGAATATCAGCTACCGATCCGAGTTTGGTATGAAGTTGCCTTAGAAGCTACTCGCGTCGGTGCCTGGTTAAAGCTGCTAATGGAGGTAATAGAAACCGAATTTGCTTTTGAAGCTACCGCTAAACTACTCTTTCATCCTTTAGTAAAGCAAATGTCTGCAGAAGTTTGGGAACGAGCTAGAACTACGCATCCGCAAAGTTTTAAAGGCTGGCAAGAGTTAGGATTAGATTTAAATCTATTAAACTTTCCACAAACTAGCAGTCGTAAAGATTGGATCGGGCGACTGCTAGAAATATTTTCTAGCTGGGAAATTTTAGAAAATAGTAAGAAATGGGCGCGAGAGATTCTGGCTTTTTATCGGGTTAAAGAAGCTTTACAGGAATTAACCAAACCAGAATTAGCGACTGTCAGCAAACAAACTTTTATTCGCGACATTAAAGAAACATTGGCTTTATTATGTGTACCCGCACAGCCTGGTAGAGGGGGAGTAGAATTACACGCACCTACATCTTTATACGGTACTAAGTATAAATATGTTTTTGTGTTGGGTATGGCTGAAGGTATGTTTCCTCAGTCTCTTAGTGACGATCCTAGACTGGATTTTTGCGATCGCCGCCAGCTAGCCCGACAGGGTTTTAACATCGATACCGCCATCAATTTAGCGCAAAGAGAAGCCTTTATTTGTTCTAGTTTGCTGGCAATACCGCAGCAGAAAATTATTTTTTCCTATCCTCAGTCACTTGCCAAAGATACTTTGCTGCCTAGTACCTATCTAACAAATTGGGGACTGCAACCTCAGCCAGTCATTAATCTACCTCTTGCCAGTGTTGAAGCTGCTCGTCGCAGGTATCTAAGACAGCCAGAACAATTGCAAGATAGCCTGTTGCCTCAAATTGCTAAAGCCTGGCAGGTAGAACTTAATCGAGAACTCGCACCCATAGCAGATGAATACGATGGCGTTATCGGTATAAAAATCGCACCAGAGAGTAAGATCTTGAGTGCTTCACAGCTAACTCAATTGGGACAATGTCCGTTTAAATGGTTTAGTAGACGTTTGTTAAGACTTCAAGAATTATCCGAAGCCGAACTAGATTTAAGTGCTGCTTTTAGAGGTAATTTATATCATCGCTGTTTGGAATTGTCTCTAGAAAATGTTGCCACTGCTGCCGACTTAGAAAATTTTAATCGCGAACAGTTAGAGCGAGCCTTTATTCGCGCCGAAGAAGAATTAGAATTAACTCAGCTACCAGGCTGGGAAGTCCAACGCCAAGAACATCTCAAACTGCTGGCTTTAAACCTTAGTGCCTCAGAATTTTTACCATCAGATTGCCAAGTTATTGCCAGAGAACGGGAATTTGCTTTTGAATGGCATAACTTACAAATTCAGGGCAAAGTAGATCGGATTGATCGCACTGCCGAAGGGTTAGCTGTAATTGACTATAAAACTAGCAGTACCAAACCTGTAGGAGTGAAAGATAAAACTGGTAAAGCTAACTTAGATCTTCAGCTGGCTCTATATGCAGAGGCGATCGCCAAAGTTTATCCCGAAGCAAGCGTAACCGCTACCTATTATTCTTTGACCAAACGTCAAGCTTTCAAGCGACCTAAAACCGATTCCAAAGAACTAGCCGCCTTTGCCGAACGAGTTAAATCGCACTTAGATCGCGGATACTATCCCGTTGACCCAGATGTAGACAATAAAGCCTGCAACTATTGTGCTTTCGATCTTGTCTGTCGTAAGGGCGATCGCCTCAGTCGCAAACGATCTTTTCCAGTAGAGCCATCTGGTTAA
- a CDS encoding CPBP family intramembrane glutamic endopeptidase encodes MFATSLSKVAFFFIAWAIIWLPIGVLVSRKIQCLPNRSLTTNQKLILLATLYPIAPLILWWQTRFEGLSFLDFGLDWQLSLAASFSWGLMISLAELAIVFGVEFKLDLIKWHWQNWQFLRALFLPIFGLSLAISFVEELVFRGYVIRELTIDLPYWLAATIASIIFALLHLVWERKQTIPQLPGLWLMGMVLTVAKIVDGGSIGLAWGLHTGWICGLTCIDSAQLLTYKQEIVWITGVDRQPLAGIAGIMCLLATPVILWIPNAITDAVMQLLN; translated from the coding sequence ATGTTTGCTACATCTCTGTCAAAAGTAGCTTTTTTCTTTATTGCCTGGGCTATTATTTGGTTGCCAATTGGCGTGTTAGTTTCGCGAAAAATCCAATGCCTGCCCAATCGCTCTCTAACCACAAATCAAAAGTTAATTCTCCTGGCAACTCTTTATCCGATCGCGCCTTTAATTCTTTGGTGGCAAACCAGATTTGAGGGACTATCTTTTTTAGATTTTGGTTTAGACTGGCAATTGAGCTTGGCAGCATCTTTTAGCTGGGGCTTAATGATTAGTTTAGCCGAGTTAGCAATAGTTTTTGGTGTTGAATTCAAATTGGATTTAATCAAATGGCATTGGCAAAATTGGCAGTTTTTACGGGCTTTATTTTTGCCAATTTTTGGATTGAGTTTGGCAATAAGTTTTGTTGAAGAACTAGTTTTTCGCGGTTATGTAATTAGAGAATTAACCATAGATTTGCCCTACTGGTTGGCTGCCACCATAGCAAGCATTATTTTTGCTCTGTTGCATTTAGTTTGGGAAAGAAAACAAACTATTCCCCAGCTACCTGGTTTGTGGTTAATGGGAATGGTTTTAACAGTTGCCAAAATTGTAGATGGCGGTAGTATTGGTTTGGCTTGGGGACTTCATACGGGCTGGATTTGTGGCTTGACCTGTATTGACTCGGCTCAATTGCTGACTTATAAACAAGAAATAGTTTGGATAACAGGTGTAGACCGACAGCCTCTAGCAGGTATTGCAGGTATTATGTGTTTGCTTGCTACTCCTGTCATACTGTGGATACCAAATGCTATTACAGATGCAGTTATGCAATTGCTAAATTGA
- a CDS encoding AbrB family transcriptional regulator, translating into MSETAIAALTGKALLQKVKELSHLPRRETAKRCGYYTTTKDNQVRVNLTDFYDAVLAAKGVPLDPEGAKDGRGREPTYRVSVHKNGQIVIGSTYTQAMGLKEGDKFEIKLGYKHIHLKQIDGDENGVLEN; encoded by the coding sequence ATGAGTGAAACGGCAATCGCTGCTCTAACAGGAAAAGCATTACTTCAAAAAGTCAAAGAGCTATCCCATTTACCAAGAAGAGAAACAGCAAAACGATGTGGATATTACACTACTACAAAAGACAACCAAGTTCGTGTAAATTTAACCGATTTTTATGATGCAGTGCTGGCTGCAAAAGGTGTTCCTCTCGATCCTGAAGGTGCAAAAGATGGTAGAGGACGCGAACCCACATATCGTGTAAGCGTTCACAAAAATGGACAAATAGTTATTGGTTCTACCTATACTCAAGCTATGGGTTTGAAAGAAGGAGATAAATTTGAAATTAAGTTAGGTTATAAACACATTCATCTCAAACAAATTGACGGCGATGAAAACGGAGTTTTAGAAAATTAA
- a CDS encoding sorbosone dehydrogenase family protein — protein sequence MKRRQITTFVLLTSLTFLTSCKAFSSSPDLAQTTSNQLVSTKKITTEPLQPKPIKITPDELPEPYATNSASASPQVISIPDNPTLNVPEGFEINIFADNLDSPRWLSLTPNGNVLVAQSKANKITLLRDEDSDGFAENKQIFADTSNGLDLPFGMAFANNYFFLGNQNEVRRYVFDPNNEQITGKGEHIAKLPGGGYNQHWTRNIVVSPNGQKLYVSIGSRSNASTEPLPRASVQIMNLDGSQQETFAYGLRNPVGLDFHPVTKELYATVNERDKLGDNLVPDYFTKLEKEEFYGWPYAYLKPNLLDPRHLQGGKSTNPELAAKTQTPDVLFQSHSAALGLQFYDKETFPAEYHNGAFVAFRGSWNRQRGTGYKLVFIPFSKGQPQGYYQDFVTGFLTEPSVPTTWGRPVGLLVLPDGSLLFTEESNGRIYRVRYSG from the coding sequence ATGAAGCGACGACAAATAACAACATTTGTTTTATTAACCTCATTAACTTTCTTAACTTCTTGTAAAGCATTCAGCAGTTCTCCAGATTTAGCACAAACTACTTCTAACCAACTCGTTTCTACTAAGAAGATTACGACCGAACCACTACAGCCCAAACCAATTAAAATCACGCCAGATGAACTACCAGAACCTTATGCTACTAATAGTGCTTCTGCCAGTCCTCAAGTAATTTCCATTCCAGATAATCCAACATTAAACGTTCCTGAAGGATTTGAAATTAATATTTTTGCCGACAATTTAGATAGTCCTCGTTGGTTGAGTCTTACTCCTAATGGAAATGTTTTGGTAGCTCAAAGTAAAGCCAATAAAATTACGCTATTGCGCGATGAAGACAGCGATGGATTTGCCGAAAATAAACAAATATTTGCCGATACTAGCAATGGTTTAGATTTACCTTTTGGCATGGCATTCGCCAACAATTATTTCTTTTTAGGGAATCAAAATGAAGTGCGCCGCTATGTTTTCGATCCGAACAACGAGCAAATTACGGGTAAAGGAGAACACATAGCCAAGCTTCCTGGCGGTGGCTACAATCAGCACTGGACGAGAAATATAGTAGTTTCTCCCAATGGGCAAAAACTTTATGTTTCCATTGGTTCGCGTTCTAATGCCAGTACGGAACCATTACCGAGAGCCTCGGTACAAATAATGAATCTCGATGGTTCGCAGCAAGAAACATTTGCATATGGCTTGCGGAATCCTGTCGGACTCGATTTTCATCCTGTTACTAAAGAACTTTATGCCACCGTCAATGAAAGAGATAAATTAGGCGATAATCTCGTTCCCGATTATTTTACCAAGTTAGAAAAAGAAGAATTTTACGGCTGGCCTTATGCTTATTTGAAGCCCAATTTACTCGATCCGCGTCATTTGCAAGGAGGAAAAAGTACCAATCCAGAGTTAGCAGCCAAAACTCAAACTCCCGATGTTTTGTTTCAGTCTCATTCTGCCGCTTTAGGTTTACAATTCTACGACAAAGAAACTTTTCCTGCTGAATATCATAACGGTGCTTTTGTCGCTTTTCGGGGTTCTTGGAATCGCCAGAGAGGAACTGGTTATAAACTTGTTTTTATTCCTTTTAGTAAAGGACAACCTCAAGGCTACTATCAAGATTTTGTCACGGGTTTTTTAACCGAACCCAGCGTACCCACAACTTGGGGTCGTCCTGTAGGTTTATTGGTTTTACCAGATGGTAGCTTGCTGTTTACAGAAGAATCTAACGGTCGTATTTATCGCGTTCGATATTCTGGTTGA